GTCCCCGTCCATAGGCGGAGCAGCCATGTGGCGTCTTATCTCACACCTCAGTCTGAATCATTTATCACTTGATGGCCCGCAAGCAACGGATGCACTGCGTGAAATTTTGCGACTTTATGCCGCAGACGATGACGTTCCATCCCAGCAGCAGATACAGGGGGTAAAGAATATACAATGCAGGCCTGTGGCTAAAAGAATCGGCGATCTGGCGTGGAGAGGTTTTGTCCGTGGAACCGGTATGGAATTGACTTTGGAGGAAAGTAATTTTGCAGGCGGCAGCGGTTTCATGTTTGCCGCGGTGTTGAATGGATTTTTCGGCCTTTATGCAAATGTAAACACTTTTACACAGCTGACGCTTAAAAGCACAGGGCGCAAGGGAGTATGGTATCAATGGCCGCCGATAACCGGATGTCAGCCCGTCCTTTAAACGAACGACTCTACACAGAACCGTGGCGTTTTGATTTCTGGCAGGCAGTGCGCATTTTACGCAGCCTGACAAAGGGAGAAGTGTGCACCGATAGTCCCGAGGATGAGGCTATCCGTTTCACAGCCAGAGTCTCGCAGGCTTTTCCGGCAAGTGAGCTGTATTCAGCAAAAATTGAAGAAGATAAAGGAGCGTTGCAGGTTAACTTTATAGGGCTTGCAGGTGCGCACGGCCCATTGCCTGCCCCAGTAACAGACTTAATAATGGAGCGCATCCGTGTCGGTGATACAGGATTGAGGGATTTTTTGGACCTGTTCAACAATCGTCTTATTTCCTTGTATTATAATGCGATTGTTAAGCTGCACCCAGGAAGAGGAGCTGATCCGCATCCTTCCGAAAGTCCTTTTGCCCAGTACGCTTACGCTATAGCGGGTATGGGGACAGAAGGACTCCGTACATCACCAGTTTCGGAAGCTCCGGGCGGGGCTGGAGTTCCGGATGCTTCACTCCTGCGGCATGCCGCTCTCTTTGCTACACATCCTCGTTCGGCTGTTGGACTAGAAATGTTAGTGGCAGATCATTTTGAGATTCCGGCAAAGGTCATCCCTTTCCGAGGGGGCTGGTTGACCATTGAGCCGGAAGACCGAACACGCATAGGTCCGTTCGGTCAGAATCAAACACTCGGTGATGATGCGGTGCTCGGCAATAAGGCATGGGATCAATCCTCAGGTTTTACCCTTGTGCTCGGACCGCTCACGGCAGATCAATATAAAAATTTCCTGCCCTGTCCGGCGGGCAACTGCCGAACTTTGTTACTCGAACTTGTAAGGTTTTACGTGGGGGAAGGTATGGAATGCAGTGTGGAATTGTTGCTTAAGGATGGTGAGCATATTGATATGCGGCTTGGGTTTGGTGGGGATGGGTGGTTGGGGTGGGTGTAATCGAAAATCTAATATGCCTGTCTTAAAAAGGTCGTAGCAGATTCAATGATAGAAACATGATAACAAATTATATTAATAACATAAACTGCATGAGATATAACTATGCCAACAATAATTCCCAATAAAATTCATTTTATATGGGTTGGAAATCCACTCCCATTTGAACAAGCACGTAATTTTGTTAAATGGGCAATAGAAAACCCCCGCTACGAGGGCGTTTGGCTTTGGACAAACAAATATAATATAGAAGTAAATTTAAATATATTAAAAAAAATATTAAATATAGATCAAAGAGTGGAGGAAGTTGTCATATCAAGTAATATAGAAGGGATAGACCTGCAAATAAGTATAAAACCGGACCTTGGCGCTCGTATATTTATACGATCAATTGAGAGTTTGCCTCCTTTGGAAGGAAGCGAAAAGTATCTTTCTAAAGCACTTGGTGAGTGGAAAAACTATGGAATGGCGAGTGACATACTGCGCATATGGGTGCTGTACCAGGAAGGTGGGATCTATATGGATTTTGACACTTATTCTACTGGAGGGTCTCTTTCTACTGGTATAAGAGCTCCGAGAGATATCCTTTTTGGACAATGGGATTATAAAGAAAGAGGAGTAGATGGAAAGCTTGTAAATGCCGTAATTGCAGCATCACAATCTAGCGATGAGCTTAAATTACTAGCAGGATTTATGAAGAGAAGACTAGATGAAGTCATTCCAGATTCTAAAGCACAAACGGATCTTGCAACTATAGACGAACTTCGTGTTCAAATTAGAACTAAAAAAGATGAATTGAGCTTGTTGCAGCGGAAATTGCGAGATAGCTTGGAGCCCTTAACACTATCAACAACAGGACCAGACTCTTTGGCGGAATGGTTTTATGAGCAAAAAAAAATGTGGCCTCAAGGTGATGAAACTATTCCTTACTCGTTTCAAAGGCAATCCGGTTATAACTTGCGGATAGAATCTGAAAACACATGGCTTAGATAGCATCGCACTCATGACCAACATAACTACCCTAACCACCCCTCTAGGCACAGATAAACTAATCCTAGACTCCATAACCGGACAGGAATCACTGTCCGAGCCGTTTGCCTTTTCTGTGTCCGCAAACAGCAAAGATAACGCACTTGATTTCAAATCAATAGTAGGCAAGGACGTTTCAGTAGCTATTCAACTGCCGGACGGAAAATCAGACAGATATATCAACGGGGTGGTAACACGCTTTACCATGGGGCTTAGTACCGTGGAAGCAACGCATTACACGCTGGAACTGCGCCCGTGGCTGTGGCTTATGAATATGCAGGCGGACTGCGCAGTGTTCCAGAACATAAGCGTGCCAGATATAGTTAAAAAAGTGTGCAACGATGCAGGGTATACGGACATAAGCGATAAGCTCACTGGAAGTTATGACCCGCGCGAATATACGGTGCAATATAATGAAACAGCTTTTGCCTTTGTCTCCCGCTTAATGGAAGAGGAAGGCATTTTTTATTTTTTTACTCATACAGCCGATGCCCATACCATGGTTCTGGCAGACAGTGCTGATACTTTCACCGATTGTGAGCAATCGGATTCGCTGACATTTCATGCTAAAAACGTAAGCAATATTCCTGCTAAGCAAATTACTGATGTATCTCTTTCCCAGCGGACTATTACCGGAAAATACGGCACAGGTGACTATAATTTTGAAACCCCTGATACGGATCTGACTTCCACGGCGGCAGGAACAAGCAGCCGGATGATATATGAATATCCTGCGGGTTACACCGTCAAAAGCACGGGGGAAACCATTGCAGGTAGAAGACTCGATGGTCTGGAAGCAAACGAGAAGGTCCTTTCCTCTTCCTCTCCTGCATCCGGTCTCTGCGCTGGTGGAACTTTTACCGTAACAAAACATGATCGGCGTGATATCAATGCCAAATGGGCTGTTACTGCACTATCCATTTCAGCTTCCACTGAGCATTGCAGATACGGTGTCACCGCCATTCCCGCAGAAACTACGTACCGTCCTGTCAGTACTTTTCCTAAACCGAGAGTTCCGGGTCCGCTTACAGCTGAGGTCACAGGTAAAGCGGGGGAAGAAATCTGGACTGATAAGTACGGGCGCATCAAGGTTCAATTTTTTTGGGACAGGCTTGGTAAGAAGGATGAAAACACCTCTTGCTGGGTGCGGGTAGCACAGCCGTGGGCCGGTAAAGCGTATGGAGCACTCTTTTTGCCACGCATAGGACATGAGGTGGTTGTCAGTTTTATCAACGGTGATCCTGATAAGCCGCTTGTTACGGGCGCGGTATATAACGCAAACCAGACTGTGCCTTACGCTCTACCGGATAACGCTACCCGAACAGTTATCAAAACCAATTCCAGCAAGGACGCTCAAGGGTCTAATGAGTTGCGCTTTGAGGATAAGGCTGGTGAGGAAGAACTGTTCATTCATGCGCAAAAGGATATGAATACTACCATTGAAAACGAACGTACTACTACCATCAAAAAGGCTAATGATACCCTGACTTTGGAAGAGGGTAACCGTTCTTTGGACATCCAGAAAGGAACTGAGACCCACCATGTAATGGGTACACGCAGTGTTACGGTGGAAGATGCTGAAACCCGTACCAACAAGAGCGACTACACCGCTACCGTTGATGGTGATTACAACCTCACAGTCAAGGGAGCTATGACCATCAAAGTAAGTGGTGACATCACTATTTCGTCAGACGGCAATGTTACCATAAAAGCGGGCCAGAATATGACCGTGAAAGGTGGGCAGGATCTGAATACGGAAGCTGGTATGAGTGCAACACATAAGGCATCTACATCCATAACCGTACAGGGTTTAAGTTTTTCAGTTAAAGGAGACGCTTCGGGTGAGGTTGACGGAGGAGGTTCGCTGACCGTCAAAGGCGGTATGGTCAGTATAAATTAGTGGACTGAGATGATTTTAAATTATGCAGCTTCGTGCAGGGAGCTCAGTATGAATGAGGATAATGATTACGTACAGCGTGACGATCAGGGAAACATTCTCTTCAGGGTACCTTTGAAAGATGGCAAGCCGCACGGAATAGGGAAAATGTTCAATTCCGAGGGACGTATGGCGCAACAGATGGAGTATCAACATGGTGTAGTAGAGGGAGAAGTGCGACGGTTCGATGAGGAAGGGCATCTTGTGCAGGTGGCGAATATGCAAAACGGAAAGCTCAATGGTGAACTTCGAACTTTTGAACACCAGCGGCCTCATACTCTTATGAACTATGTAAACAACGAGCCAAACGGTCTTATGCGGGCATGGCATCCTAACGGACAATTGGCAGCGGAAACGACCCTTCTGCATGGAAAGCAAGAAGGAGAATCACTTGTTTACGGGGAGCAGGGGGAGCTTATGCAACGGCTGACCTATCAGAAAGGAGTGTTGCATGGATCAGCTGAACAACTTTTCCCTTCCGGTGCCGTCCGTGAAAAAACACACTGGGTAGAAGGGCTGAAGCATGGCGAATCTTCAACTTTTTCGGAATCCGGAGAATTGGAAAGGCAAGTGCAGTACGAGAAAGGAAAAGTGCTGTCACAAAAGATTGCTGACAAATCTCCGGCCAAGAAGAAATCCTGGCATCAGGCAATCTTCAGGGGCAAGTAGGTATGTCACAACTGGTTGTGTCTGGGGCTATGCTTCAGTGTTCATTCGGAGTCGCTCCATGTTCCTTGGTGGTCCTGCCTACGAACAGAGTTATGTGTTCTACTCCGGCAGCAAATATCATGGATTATATCCCCATGGTGAATGTCCCGGGATTCGCTATGTGCACTTCGCTAGCCAACCCCACAGTGGCTGCCGCTACGGCTGCGGCTTTAGGTGTGTTGACACCGATGCCCTGTATTCCCAGTCTCGTTGCTCCGTGGATTACCGGTTCTCCAACGGTTCTGCTAGGTAAAATGCCTGCCTTGAATGACAGTTCAACCCTAATGTGCATGTGGGCTGGTAGTATCTCAATCGTTAGTGCCGGACAGTTCACTACAACAGTCCCATAGGGGAAATCTTATGGCTAAGACCAAAACGAAAATTCTTCTTTATGTCTCCGTAGCAGGACTGATTATATCTTTAGTTATAACAATCCTGTTGGTAGGAATGCTCCTGTCTGAGAACATGGGGGCCACGCAGAATGCAACTATATCCCAAGTGAAGGAGCAGGTTGCACCATCACGGCAGCCAGTCGGCAACTCCACAGCTTTGCCTGTCATTGTCCATCCAAAAAGTGAGACAAACAGCACCGCCGCAACAAACAGTTCCTCCGTAAAAAAAACTAATGCGTTAACTCTGCAGGTTGGATCATATCTCAGCCTGAATTCAGCAGAAAAAGAGGCTGCACGTGTTGCCGGATTTGGATTTAAGGCGGAAGTACATATTCAGGAGAAATCTCCGCCAGTCTATGTTGTGTGGACCGGAAATTTTACCAATATGGCAGCAGCCGATGCCGAGGCAAAACGCCTTCAACAACAGGGTAAAATAGCAGCCTCAATTGTGCCGGTTGATAAAGCGGCTCTTGTTGAGGGGAAAGCAGGTACTCCACTTTGGCTGGCACAGGTCGGATCGTTCCTCACCAAGCGTTCTGCGGGAACTGAGGTTGTTCGGCTGGGAAAAGAGGGAATGAAAGCAAGTGTCGTTCCGCTTTATGATAAAAAAGGTAGGCTATGGTACGCAGTGATTCTAGGAGCTTTTCCTGAGAAAGCAAAAGCGAAGACAGCATGTACTGCATTTAAAGAAAAGATAAATGGGGAATGTATTGTTTATCCTATTGATAAGGGGGTGTTCGAAGAACGTAAGGCTGGGGTGAAGGAATAATGTAAAAGGGAAGTTAAATCGTGGAAATATAGAAAGTAGTCAGAGGACAGGTCTAAGTCATCCACAGATGTATCAATTTACCAAAGACGGGTACGCCCTAAACATCCTGCGACTCCACAGGTACGTGTCTTATTAAACTTGCCCAGTTTGCCATTGAGAGCGGCTCCGTGAGTGGGGCAATAGATGGCTCCACATCGGGTGCATTGATGCCATTTTCTCACTATGCTTGGGAACCAACCGTGCTTTTCTCCGCAAATTCGACAGGGCGCTTTAGGCACGGTATTTAGGACGTTAACATGCGCCTGAAGAAGCTCGGTGATACCCACGGTAACATGCGGCAGATTCTCATCCCATACTACATCACAATTATGGGCGACAGGCACATTGGGTATGGTCTGGATATACATGCGACGGTTATTCGGAGGTAAATTTACGCCAATCGCCCAATGGTCAGTGTTCCACCAGTCAGAACTTTTCATGACCACGATGTAAGGTCCATTTGCGTTACCTGATGGGGTGATGCCATTAGTCCGCAATATGACCCGGACCAAGGCTTTGGCGAACTCGGCCTGAGCGTGGGTGAATGCTGTAAGTCTGCCGCGCGCGGTCCGCGCATTCCCAAGTTGGTTCCTCATAACAAGCAAATCTGGACCACAACCTGGGTAGTTACCTAGAGGAGCCACATTGACTCCATTGGCATATATTCTCTGGGGATCTAGCCAATTAAAAACAATCAAATCATCGACGATAGACGGGGCACTTCTCGGATCAATGACCGTCAGTATCCCCCCACTCACCGTCCAATTCCAGCAGGCATATTCGTAAATTGTCCCCGTTTCTGTACTGGGGATATCATGGCCATTACGGCAGGGAATATACCCTGCCAAGGTCAATAAAGTGTCATTACTAAGAGCAGGCATGCTTATTTTTCTCCGACGTTATGATGAAAATATATTGGTGTCCTGCAAGCCTAATAAAGAGTACCTTTTTAATAGTCCTCCCATATAAAGGTCAAGATAGTATGACTTACGAAAACTTTTCTATACTACTAAAAACGGTTGCGTCGACAGACGGAATTATTGATATAAAGTTGTTGAATAATATAACTAGTCAACTTTGGAGGTGGTTATTTTGATTATATAACTCATGTCATCTTTTTGTTGTTCACACAAGGGTAAGTTAGAATTATTTTAATAGAAACTGAATAAAATTTATTATTTATCTGGTACATATTTCATATTCCTTAAAAAAGTCATCTGTTTGAATTATATCTGCAACAACTGCAAGTGATTGTAACAGGTTCTTTATTGCCATAAGGACCACGGCAGCTTCAATGCGTTCCTTATGTCCAATGTTGTTATCATTTGCAAACTCGGAGCTTTTCCTAAAGTCGTTCTCAAAATTTTGTTCAATGTTATCTCGAACTTTGCTGGCACATGTAATCGAAGTGAAGAAAGGGAATGCTGGGGTTGAGGGATTGGCACAGCTATGTCGATATATGAAAACAGTTGAGTTGAGCCTCAATAAGCTGATAAATGAAAAATTTTGCACGCTGCACAAGGTCCTTGTTCAGGGATGTTGAGAGTTCTGATACAATAAATTGTTCCCTTTTAAAAAAAGAACGCATGTGTTATGCCGTACATAGTTTCCGTCTGGATTCTAAGTATTAATACAGGAGTAAATTTATGACGATTAAGCAGCATGATGTTGTTATTCTTGGTTCAGGACCTGCGGGTGGGGTCGTGGCTGGAATGTGTCATAAAGCAGGCCTTGACGTCATAATTGTTGAGGAAGACGGATGGGGTGGAGTGTGTCCGTTACGAGGGTGTGAACCTAAGAAAGTACTGGTTGATGCGACGCATGCCGTATCCAGAATTCGTGAAATGGCAGGGCATGGGCCAGAAGGTAGCCTTTCGATAGATTGGCAGGCTTTAATGCAGTTCAAACGGGAACTCATTGATCCTATTCCTGATGCTGTAGAGCGGTCTCTTAAGAAGCGAAATATCAAAGCTGTTTCCGGCCACGCTAATTTTATAGGTGACGGAACTGTTGACGTTTCCGGATATGGAATCTTGGAAGGAAAACATATTGTTATTGCCGTAGGGGCCAGAGCTAGGTCATTGGACGTTTCTGGTGAAGAGTTTTTGATGACGAGTCGGCAGTTTCTTGAACTGGAAACATTGCCTAAATCTATCGTGTTTATAGGTGGTGGATTTATTACATTTGAATTTGCCTCTGTTGCTGCAGCGGCTGGTGCTGATGTGACTATCGTGCATCGAAGTAGCAGAGTTTTAAAAGGATTTGATCACGATCTTAGTCTTTCATTGATAGAAGCTATGCAAGACCTTGGAGTCAAAGTTTTTACCGACCGACCGGTTCTCGGTGTGGAGAAGAATAATTCCGGGATAGTCGTTAGGACTCGGAATGCTGATGGTGAAGAGGAATCTTTTGCTTCCGATCTTGGTGTTATCGGCATAGGCAGAATACCCAATATTGATAGGCTTAATATTGATGCTGCAGGAATATCGGTTTCTAACCGAGGAGTAGTGGTTAACGATTTCATGCAAAGTGTTTCAAATTCAAAAGTCTTTGCGGCCGGTGATTGCGCTGAATCCGGAACTCCTTTGACTACTTCGGCGGTTCTGCAGGCTAAGGCTGTTGCCCGCAATATCATTGAAGGGCTTTCGGTACGGTCTGACTTGCGTGGCACAGCGAGTGTTGTTTTTACCCATCCTCCGCTTGTGAGTGTCGGAATGCTTGAAGAAGATGCGCGAAAACAGGGAATCGATTTTATTGTTCATTCTGGTAACGCAGCAAAATGGTCCGAGCATAAGCGTATTGGGTTGAAACATGCAGGGTATAAGATTCTTGAGGAGCGATCTTCAGGGCGTATTGTTGGTGCACACTATCTCGGACAGCATGCCGAGGAGGTTGCTAACATTTTCGGCATGGCCATCAGGCATGGTTTGACAAGGGAGGATTTGATGAATCAACCTTGGGCATATCCATCTTTCGGCTATACTTTGCGATATATGTTTTCATGATATAATGTATTTATTTTAATGAATAACATAAAAAGAGGATACATTTGCATCCTCTTTTTTTATTGAAACTATTGCTCAAATCTTTTCAGGCTTAATATTCCGGTGAACATAAGCCCATGATCTGATAGGTCAGTTGTGCAGCCGCAAAGTCGGAAGCGTGATCGTCTTCGCTTGGAGCTAGTTCAACCACATCTGCTCCGATGACTTTTCTTCCTGACACAGCCCGTTCAAGTAACGTCAGAGCGTCGTGCCAGCGTAATCCTCCCGGAACAGGGGTACCTGTAGCGCGTATTACTGATGGATCAAGGCCGTCCACATCAAAAGTGATGTAGATCTTCTCAGGGAAGTCAGTTGGAAGAAGAGTTTTAGGAATTCCTCTCAGATAAAGTTTGCGTGCATCAAGGTGAGGTATTTCTTTTTCTTTACGATATTCAATTTCTTCCGTGCATAGAGCGCGCACGCCTATCTGGAAAATTGGAAGTTTTAAATCCACGCTTGCACGGCGCATTACGCAGGCGTGGCTGTAAAGAGATCCTTCATATGTGTCACGTAGATCTGCATGTGCATCAAACTGAACTATTCCAAAGCGTCCATATTTTTGCTGTAAAGCACGTAATGCTCCAAGTGTGACAGTGTGCTCCCCACCAATGATGAAAGGGATGGCTTCACACTCTACTGCGTAGGAAACTGCATCTTCTACAGCATCAAGTGTTTTAGAGATATCTTTTGAACAACCAATAGGTTCTGCAGTATGAATGCCTCCTTCTGCAGGAATGGATTTGCCGTCCCATAGCTCCAGTTGTGTGGATGCTTCTATGATTGCTTCAGGGCCCAATGCAGTACCTGCTCCATAAGATACAGAGGATTCAAGTGGAACAGGAATAATATGAAAAGAAGCTTCTTCGGGGTTTTCGTTTGAAATTTCCCCTTCAAGAAAATGCGTAGCCATCAGTCATTCTCCTATGACAGGCGATTTTTAAAGTCTTCATAGCCGAATCGACGGACAATTGTTATTTCGTCTAATTCAGGCTTGTAGAGGGTTATTGAAGGTAACTGAATACCATTGAAGGTATTCGTCTTAACCATTGAATAGATAGCCATATCTGTGAAAACCAGAGTGTCTCCAGCTTTAAGAGGATCATCAAAAGAGTATTCTCCAGCAATATCTCCTGCCAGACAGGAAGGGCCGCCTATTCTGCAAGTCCAAGTTTTTTCACCCGCTTCACCTGATCCGACAATATGCGGACGGTACGGCATTTCGATTACATCCGGCATATGGCACGGAACCGCTGAATCCATAATGACTATGGGCATATCTGCCTGCGTCACATCTAGCACTTTTGAAACAAGATATCCTGTATTTAAAGCTACTGCTTCACCAGGTTCCAGATAAACTTCAACATCCCATTTCTTTTTAAATTCGGTGATGAGTTTTACCAGCAGATTCCTATCATAGTCCGGTCTTGTTATGTGATGACCTCCGCCGAAGTTGACGTAGCGCATATGCGGCAGAATATCGGAAAATTTTTTTTCTACAGCTCGGATGGTTCTTTCCAGACAGTCAGAGTTCTGTTCACATAGATTGTGCCAGTGCAGCCCGGTCACTCCTTCGAGGTTGTCTGGATCAAAGTGAGCTCTGCGGATACCGAGACGAGAACCTGGTGAACATGGATCATATATCGGTGTCGCACCTTCAGAATGCTCCGGATTGATGCGGACTGCAAGCTCAATTTCACGATTTTGCGTAGATGCCAGATCCTTTATAAGATGCCGGAATTTATCAAGTTGATCAAAAGAATTGAAAACTATGTGATCACTTGTCTGGCACAAATCTAGGATATCATTTTCAGAATATGCGGCGGCAAAAGTATGGACTTCGCGGCCGAATTCTTCACGTCCGAGTCTTGCTTCGTGTGGTGAACTTGCACATACTCCGTCCAGCTTTGCGGATAGTAACGGAAATGTGCTGAACATGGCGAAGCATTTTAGAGCAAGAAGGATCTTGCAGCCGGTTTGTTCTTTGATAGAGGAGAGGACCTCCAGATTGTTTTTCAGGAGGCCCTCGTCGATTACATATGATGGGGTTTCCACTTCAGAAGGACTGAAGCGGAATTCTGTGTGTCCGTCCACTATAGTTCCACTTCTACCCATGGCAGGCCGTGTTTGTTCAGTGCTTCCATGAAAGGATCAGGGTCAAGCTGTTCCATGTTGAACACTCCTTTGCCTGTCCATTTTCCGGTGAGCATCATCATTGCTCCGATCATGGCAGGAACTCCAGTGGTGTAGGAAATAGCCTGCGAGCCTACTTCTTTATATGCTGCTTCATGGCTGCATATATTGTAAATGTACATTTTCTTTTCTTTGCCGTCTTTTACGCCTGTCATGACATTGCCAATGCAGGTGCGTCCCTTGGTAAGCGGACCGAGTGATCCCGGTTCCGGCAGTACTGCTGTCAGGAACTTAATGGGCTGAATCATCTGTCCGTTATATTCGATAGGCTCAATGGAAGTCATGCCGATGTTCTCAAGTACTTTTAAGTGGGTGAGATATTTTTCGGAAAATGTCATCCAGAAGCGGGCACGCTTTAGTCCTTTAATATTAAGGGCAAGTGATTCCAGTTCTTCGTGGTACATGAGATAACATTTTTTCTCACCGATACCGTCAGGGAAGTCATAGTCCATGGACCATGCCAGAGGATCTGTTTCCACCCATTCCCCGCGTTCCCAGTAGCGTCCGCGTTGAGTTATTTCTCTGATATTGATCTCAGGGTTGAAATTGGTAGCAAACGCTTGACCATGATCACCTGCGTTGCAGTCTATGATATCCAGTTCATGAATTTCGTCGAAATGGTGTTTCATGGCGTGGGCTGCAAATATATTGGTAACACCAGGGTCGAATCCGGAACCGAGAAGTGCCATCAATCCTGCTTCTTTGAAGCGTTCCTGATATGCCCACTGCCATTTGTATTCAAATTTAGCTTCATCGAGAGGCTCATAGTTGGCAGTATCCATGTAATTGACGCCTACTTCAAGACATGCGTCCATGAGAGTAAGGTCCTGATACGGCAGAGCAAGGTTGACCAAAAGATCAGGTTTAATCTTTTTAAGAAGCTCTACTGTTTCCGGAACGTTATCAGCGTCAACTTTATATGTTGCTACAGTTACACCGGTACGTGTTTTTACGGATTCAGCAATGGCATCACATTTCGCCTTGGTGCGGCTGGCGAGGTGAATTTCAGTGAAAACTTCCGGAATCTGAGCGCATTTGTGAACAGCTACACTGCCGACGCCCCCGGCTCCTATGATTAGAACTTTAGACATAGATTTATCCTCATATGGTGCCTTTTGTTACGAAGACACCATTATAGTTTATCTTTCGAAGTAAGTGTATCCCTGTAAGCCTATTTTATAAGCCTGAAGTATTTCTTTGCGCTGAGCGGGGGTTATGAGCCCTTTGCGTACAGCCTCTTCAGCTGTTTCGCGGAACCGGGTCAGAAGGTACTTGGTGTCGTATTCTACATAAGATAGAATTTCTTCAACAGTGTCTCCTTCCATTTCTCCGACAAAGTCGAACTCACCGTTGTCGCGTATCCTGACGGTCACAATATTAGTGTCACCCAGCAGATTATGTAAATCTCCGAGTGTCTCCTGATAAGCTCCGACAAGAAAGGCTCCGAGGTAATACTCGTCATTTTCATTCAGCTCATGCAGCGGCATTGTTTTTTTAACACCCTGACTGTCTATGAATCTGTCTATTTTGCCATCGCAGTCGCAGGTTATGTCAGCCAGAATGCCTTCACGTGTAGGTCTTTCGTTTAAACGATGTACCGGCATAATCGGGAATAGCTGGCCTATTGCCCATGCATCCGGAAGAGACTGAAACACACTGAAGTTACAGTAATATATGTCTGAAAGAGCGTGTACTATGCCTTCAAGTTCATGCGGAAGGGTAGGGAGGTCCTTAGTCAGGATAGCTATACGGCGGATTGTCTCCCAAAAGACATTTTCCCCTATAGCACGTTCTCTAAAGGATATTCTTCCTGCACTGAATGCCTGCCTGACTTCATCGCGATAATACAGGATGTCGTTAAAGCATTCCTGAATGTTACGCAGATTAAGAGATTTCAACGCTTCAAATAAGTGGTGGATATGGATATTTGTTTCTTCAGGAAGTACATCCGGCAATGGTTCCGGTTCAAAACGAGCTTTATCAAGTACGTTGAAAAGAAGCATTGAGTAGTAGGCTACCAGCGCACGCCCTGATTCAGTAATAATAGTAGGATGATTAACGCCTTGTTCGTCGAGCACTGTCATAACGCCTTCAACAACGTCAACGCA
This sequence is a window from Desulfovibrio sp. UCD-KL4C. Protein-coding genes within it:
- a CDS encoding NAD(P)/FAD-dependent oxidoreductase, which codes for MTIKQHDVVILGSGPAGGVVAGMCHKAGLDVIIVEEDGWGGVCPLRGCEPKKVLVDATHAVSRIREMAGHGPEGSLSIDWQALMQFKRELIDPIPDAVERSLKKRNIKAVSGHANFIGDGTVDVSGYGILEGKHIVIAVGARARSLDVSGEEFLMTSRQFLELETLPKSIVFIGGGFITFEFASVAAAAGADVTIVHRSSRVLKGFDHDLSLSLIEAMQDLGVKVFTDRPVLGVEKNNSGIVVRTRNADGEEESFASDLGVIGIGRIPNIDRLNIDAAGISVSNRGVVVNDFMQSVSNSKVFAAGDCAESGTPLTTSAVLQAKAVARNIIEGLSVRSDLRGTASVVFTHPPLVSVGMLEEDARKQGIDFIVHSGNAAKWSEHKRIGLKHAGYKILEERSSGRIVGAHYLGQHAEEVANIFGMAIRHGLTREDLMNQPWAYPSFGYTLRYMFS
- the speB gene encoding agmatinase; the protein is MATHFLEGEISNENPEEASFHIIPVPLESSVSYGAGTALGPEAIIEASTQLELWDGKSIPAEGGIHTAEPIGCSKDISKTLDAVEDAVSYAVECEAIPFIIGGEHTVTLGALRALQQKYGRFGIVQFDAHADLRDTYEGSLYSHACVMRRASVDLKLPIFQIGVRALCTEEIEYRKEKEIPHLDARKLYLRGIPKTLLPTDFPEKIYITFDVDGLDPSVIRATGTPVPGGLRWHDALTLLERAVSGRKVIGADVVELAPSEDDHASDFAAAQLTYQIMGLCSPEY
- the nspC gene encoding carboxynorspermidine decarboxylase, which gives rise to MDGHTEFRFSPSEVETPSYVIDEGLLKNNLEVLSSIKEQTGCKILLALKCFAMFSTFPLLSAKLDGVCASSPHEARLGREEFGREVHTFAAAYSENDILDLCQTSDHIVFNSFDQLDKFRHLIKDLASTQNREIELAVRINPEHSEGATPIYDPCSPGSRLGIRRAHFDPDNLEGVTGLHWHNLCEQNSDCLERTIRAVEKKFSDILPHMRYVNFGGGHHITRPDYDRNLLVKLITEFKKKWDVEVYLEPGEAVALNTGYLVSKVLDVTQADMPIVIMDSAVPCHMPDVIEMPYRPHIVGSGEAGEKTWTCRIGGPSCLAGDIAGEYSFDDPLKAGDTLVFTDMAIYSMVKTNTFNGIQLPSITLYKPELDEITIVRRFGYEDFKNRLS
- a CDS encoding saccharopine dehydrogenase family protein, producing the protein MSKVLIIGAGGVGSVAVHKCAQIPEVFTEIHLASRTKAKCDAIAESVKTRTGVTVATYKVDADNVPETVELLKKIKPDLLVNLALPYQDLTLMDACLEVGVNYMDTANYEPLDEAKFEYKWQWAYQERFKEAGLMALLGSGFDPGVTNIFAAHAMKHHFDEIHELDIIDCNAGDHGQAFATNFNPEINIREITQRGRYWERGEWVETDPLAWSMDYDFPDGIGEKKCYLMYHEELESLALNIKGLKRARFWMTFSEKYLTHLKVLENIGMTSIEPIEYNGQMIQPIKFLTAVLPEPGSLGPLTKGRTCIGNVMTGVKDGKEKKMYIYNICSHEAAYKEVGSQAISYTTGVPAMIGAMMMLTGKWTGKGVFNMEQLDPDPFMEALNKHGLPWVEVEL
- the speA gene encoding biosynthetic arginine decarboxylase, coding for MVNTLERWTSERSTELYGVREWGAGFFGISDNGDLQVSANPGQFNHAVSIPEIISGIQERGLDMPVLLRIENILDTQISLLNESFLSAIDSLGYNGSYLGAYPIKVNQQQQVVEAVTRHGKKYHHGLEAGSKAELIAAMGMMRDTEAVLICNGYKDEEFIDLGLHATQLGFKCVMVVEMPSELALIIERSKAKGVKPILGVRVKLSAQANGLWSESGGDRSIFGLNATQIIDVIDRLSEADMLDCLQLLHYHLGSQIPNIRDIRGAVSEASRVYAGLVGEGANMRYLDLGGGLAVDYDGTQTNFMSSRNYSVNEYCVDVVEGVMTVLDEQGVNHPTIITESGRALVAYYSMLLFNVLDKARFEPEPLPDVLPEETNIHIHHLFEALKSLNLRNIQECFNDILYYRDEVRQAFSAGRISFRERAIGENVFWETIRRIAILTKDLPTLPHELEGIVHALSDIYYCNFSVFQSLPDAWAIGQLFPIMPVHRLNERPTREGILADITCDCDGKIDRFIDSQGVKKTMPLHELNENDEYYLGAFLVGAYQETLGDLHNLLGDTNIVTVRIRDNGEFDFVGEMEGDTVEEILSYVEYDTKYLLTRFRETAEEAVRKGLITPAQRKEILQAYKIGLQGYTYFER